The Raphanus sativus cultivar WK10039 chromosome 6, ASM80110v3, whole genome shotgun sequence sequence AACAACACTTACTCGCACAAAAATGCATCGGCTTCATCAATGAAGAGCAATAAGCCTCTCTTAGACTTCTTCCCCCAATCAAACAGCTGGTGAATCTTCGTAACAGCCTGAGATCCAAGAGGAGCTACATCTCCACCAGTCATCAGTGCATAATCCAAACCCTACACGAAATTACAAACATTAGAATTAACAAGAATAGATGGAAGTaaccaaaaccataaaaccccATTAACATATGCAAGCATGAGAATCAGACCTTCCTATATGGTAACAGACTCGCATTTATatataaacagtttttttttttgcaataaattaaaacaaacataaaaagaatACATACAGATTTACGAGCCAGCTCTCTGGCGGCCATTGTTTTCCCTGTTCCTGGAGGACCATAGAAAAGCATATTCCGGAAAGGAGCTTGGTGTGATTTTGTGTTGGCGGTTGCATTAGCTAGATGCTCAATCCTCTTCTGTAGTGAAGGATGCAAAATAACATCACCAAACCCTTTCCCATTATTGCCAGCTGACCCCTTTCCGCGTAACGTGGACATTGCACGAGAAACAGAACCAGACCATGGGTACTTTCCCCTCGACGATTCCCGGATCAAGGATGGTTGTCCTAATATTCTGTCCACATAGCTCCAGATAACCTTTGCTCCTTCTCTGCAACAAGCAGTAGGCTATGATCAAATTTTCAATATTgcagaaaaacaaaataattagtatTTCACCTCGTTGTGTATATTCCAGCTGCAAGAGCGGTTGCACCACCAACAGCAACAATCAGTTTATTTTGATCCGTTAGAATTGCACGCAACCCACCTAGGAAGAAGAGAGTCAAAAGTGTTAAACACCTGTTCAAACAATTAGAACTACTATTGCATCAAGGTCTACTAACTCCATGTCCAGACAAGAGAGACATTCATGTATGTAATTTTAAATCTCACACCTCCAATATGGTCGAATGTAGTGTTAATGGCAGCAACCCATTTCTCTCTTTCTGCGTTTGCACGATCAACAAGCATTCTCCTGTTCACCTCTTCAGCGAGCCTCGCTTCGTGGGCCCTTCCTTCAGCTTCTGCTATAGCTTTGACCTTGATAGTCTCGCGTTCGATCTCAGCCTTCTCCCTCTCGGTTTGCCGCCTCTGCGCCTGGATCTGTTCCTCGGTAGCTCGTCGAGATTGCTCCTGCCTGATTGCGGAATCTTCTTGCATTTTCACGAGTTCTTGGTTTCTTGTTCTGTGATACTCATTATCTGCCTGTAAAACCCGATATATACACAACAACAGCTGTTAGAATGAAGAAAGGAAGCTCCAAATGTGATTAAAATTACATGCCTGCATCCTCTTTCTAGCCAAATCGTCTTCGTAACGAGCCATTTGTGATTTAGTCTGCGCTTGGTGCTGAGAAAGTTTTTTCTGTTCATCATAAATTACCTTTTGCCTCTCCTGTAAAATTGGAAAATGTCAGGCACACAACTTTGCTGCTAAGAAACAACTAATCCGAATAGTGAAATGGAGCAGACAAAAAGTATTAAAAGTGTTCATAGTGATCACTAAGGGGGCTGTAATGGTGGAAGCAAGGTTGCTAGTTAAGGAGCCATAGTTGTAACACCACAAACTCATATAAACATATAccagttattaaaaaaaatcggaTGATGAAGAAAGTTTGAAGTTAGTAAGTAGAACTCTCACAGTTTCAGCTTGGGCTTGCATAGCTTTATACTCTTGCGCCTTTGCTGCAAACTCAGTTTGCTTTGTCTCTTCTTGCTGCTTAATACTTTCAAACACCTGAAAGAAAcagacacacacacaaaacGTGAGCCTAAAAGACAGAAAGAGACAAAATGCTGAGATCCGACAAAGAGATCTTATCTGGTAATAATTCAATTGctttagaaagaaagaaaaaataaaaaagagacaTTTTTGGCGTAAGAGGAGTTGTTGATCTCCTTCAATGCCTTAGCTCCACGCTCCAGCGCCTCCGGATCGAAACCACCCGAACTCGTCCTCGGATTATCATTCCGAGCTTGCGGAGGGGGAGGAgctgatgattccgtcgacggcgaagaagaagaagcagtcTGCTGCTGTGGATTCgcagaaggaggaggagagttGGAGAGTCCAGGGAAAGTGAAAGGACCATCAGCAGCAGCGACTTTCGATTGCGATAGAGAAACCGAAGCTGCCACGGCTGAAATCAATCCAATTGCACATTTCTGAGCCATGACTGACTTAAAGGGCTCTTTCCAGATTTGAGAATGCTAACGAGTTATGTAGGAAGAGAGATTGGCTTGGAGAAGACGATCGTGGAGGGAGAGAAGGTTCTCAAGGTTTTTGGTAGGGTTTCGGCGGTTACCCGATAACCGTTTAGGCTACGACGGTTTGGTTGGTTTCTGGACACTTGACCTGATAACCTGACCTTTTCAAATGTATTGGGCTATTTGGGCTTCTTCGATTTGGACCAGCTGTCTTGACAGTTGCcattgggtttttttttttttataaaagaccaCTATCATGatagatattttacaaaattaaattttcaaaaaacatcctgttttaaaaaaaagtttgttttaaaaatatatattttcaatatattatttaattataaattttagaccttttaaaaaaattatgtttattaatattGGTCAAAAATGTGGAAAATAGTTGATtacaaaagataatatatttacaatcgaaatttgatattgtttttaatACTGTATGTGTAAAATGTTAAAACGTTGATCTTTTCGTAAAAGACATTCTATATaatgcaaaataataaataataacaatataatataatttagtaTGAGATTTGAGAAGCATAAACCTAAAGTATCTCAAATGATTGACTGCATTTTCCAAATTTGAAATACAAACCAACGCGTGTTGGTTTATTGGTAAAGAAACTCCGGCTGGAGTGTTCGCTCTGGGTTCGATCCGCGTTAGCCACGAGAGAATTTACATGGGCTTCTCTCACTCTCCATACCACTTCGCGTAACCAGGTGTCCTTAAATGGACGCTTAAAAATTCCTGTAATAGCATGGACATAAGCCCAGTGGACTAATCGATCATGCTTAGTGGTCGGATACtgggttatcaaaaaaaatttgaaatacataatcaatttttttttggtcaaacataatcagttttttttaattacgagttctattctattaatatttaaaaatctataaacaatatATGATAAATTTCAGTTCATACAAAATAACAGTAGCAACATAAATGATTCCACCAACACATCAAAGAttacaaaatttgaaaagacaaataaaaaatgtccttttccagaagaaaaagaaaaaacagacaATGAGACAAGTACTTAGTTCTTGACTTGCTCTACGCGACAACTATACTTTTGTATTCTCCGTGTGCATCTCTTCTTGTAAGACTCTGCATCATTTGAACAGAAGAaacattcttacaaggagattTCAGcaaatacatattttcaaacaaagAAGAGTTTGAGAAACCAAACCTATTCATCACGGAAACGAGAACGATCCTCCAATCTGAGTAGAACCAGCAGGCGGATTAACAGCAACCCAAAGCAGCGAAATAGTGATGGCAACAAGTCCCGACCAAACATAAACAATGGTCGGagtctttcctcttcttcccaTAAGCCCTTTAGCAAAAGGATAAAGATGAGCCAACACCCAGAAGCTAAAGAACACTCCTCCTATCAACTTACTCCACTGCGGAATCACACTGTATATCGTTCTGCTGAACCCCACAGCGATAGCTATCAGATTCACCATCATGATCGTGATCGGTGGGATCATCAGAGACGTCCATTTCACTACGTAAAGATCCGCAAACTCGTCGTCCACGTCGTCTCCTCCTGATTTAGACGTCAACGTGAAAGAGATCTCGATTCCAGCCACCACTTTGAGCAAGCCTTGGATGACAGCAGCTAGATGAGCGCTTGTCCCTCCAATGAGCCAGAACTGCTCGTTTCTCCACCATTCTTCCAATTCGATTCCTGACCATTTGATCTCGAGGAGAGCTAGTAAACACAATGTAATGGAGATGATCAAGAGGTAAATAAGGAACGTGACGTTGAGCGTTTGGACTATGAACTGTCCCGAGAAGAGCGAGAGCGCAGGGAGGAAGCAGTAGACGATGAGGAAGATCGACGTGAAAGGATAGATTCCGACGTTGAGGTAAGCTATTCTCTGGAGGATCTTCATCCTCGGGCTGGCCAAAAAGGCGTTGTTTCTCGAGAAGAAGATCTCCACCGAGCCGGTAGCCCAACGCAGAACCTGGTGGAGCCTATCCGTCAAGTTGATAGGAGCCGTGCCACGGAAGGCATCACGTTTCGTCACGCAGTAAACCGACTTCCATCCTCGGTTATGCATTCTATAACCGGTCACAACGTCTTCGGTCACAGACCCGTAGATCCAACCGATCCTAGACCCCCACTCGGTTTTATCTTCGTACCAGCATGAGATTACTGCAATAGCTTCCGCTACCGTAGACGCATCGAGAAGCTCACGAGGGATGGTGAGAGCTCCAGGAGGCCGTCCGTTCTGCACGGCCGGGTGGTCTGCGAGCGGACGGCCTTGGAACTCTGCCACAGGGATCGAATCTATAAGGAACGTCGAGTTTCCAAACTTTTTAGGAACCAAAGAAAGactcatctcttcatcatcatcagagtcgccaccaccaccactcaTTCTCAAAGATCTGTTTTCTTCAGCGACACGGCTCTTCTTTTGCTTGCGGCGGAAGCAACAGCTACAGAATCCAGGACTGTGTTCTTTAGACCGCGGCGGATCGAATCCGTACAAGGCGATTCTTCTGAAGAGACAACCCGTTCCGACGTAAACCGGACCCATCAAACCATCGAGAGCTCTCATGTTGACGTCGAAGAAGACAGTGTTGTGATTAGCATACCGATCAGATGGGTCAATGCCTTCGAACCGTTGCGGGAACTGAACGTAGCAGAGCCTGTCGCCGCCACGGTCCATCATGAAGCACATTCCTTCTCTCAGAGCTTGAGAGTTGTATATGTAGTGATCACAGTCGAGATTTAATATGAATGGACCGTTGGACATGATTGCGGATGCTCGGACCAATGCATTCATGGCTCCTGCTTTCTTGTTGTGGTCATAGCCTGGTCGTTTCTCACGAGAGACGTAGACCAGCAGAGGAAGACGGATGTCGACATCTGTAAGATCTAAGAACCCTTCGGATACTCCATGCAATGGCTCATCACTAGGAGGCTTCAACATCACCTGcatttatcaaaaatttgaacAATCATGTATCTTAGCCATGAGAATGGGAGCAGTTTTCGGTTTGAATTTGATTtggatatttttgttttcaggttTTAGGTTTTTGGTTCCAGACATTTATGAACCGTTcagttatttaaaaattttggttcggttattttggttttcggtttgaATAGCAAAATTGGGAACAAGTAAATATCTGAAAAACTTTGAGTCCGATTCGGGCCTAGTTCTAGTTTTTCGGATAATTTCAGATAATACGGATAAATACATTGGATAATTCAGatttttttacattaaatatatatcgtAATTCTGGTCGTTCTAACTGTTGGATAACttagataaatttaaatatttagggtaaaaaatatttgagttttcaggtagttcagtttataaatattattttaggatACTTGTTTATtagaaactaaatataattgatATTTATGAAATTCAGTTGAGTTTCGGTTTTCggttattttggtttggtttcagtcTGGATATTTATGAAATTCAATTGAGTTTCagtttttggttattttggtttggtttcagtttcGGTTCTAGATAGATGTGCCTAAGTCTAGAGATGACATAGACACTGAactgaaacaaaccaaaattcTTGTTCCTTAAAGAATATATATGAACTGAGAGGAAATGTTGTACCTGAATGATACCAGCATGGTCACTACGAGAATGATCAGGAGAAGAGTTTAACCAAGTTCCAGGCCAATGAGTACCATCAGCCATCCACGTAGCCTTAGGAATCTTAACCGGCTCCACGATCTCATCCTCTCTGTTCTGTCTCTGCTCCTTCATGGCCTTAATCTCTTCCCTCGCGTGATAAGCATCAGAACGTCGCCTGATAGAGTCAGGCAAGCCGTTGATCCGAACCTTGTACTCATCATACTCACGCTTCACCCTTCTCCTATCCTTCACAAAGTCAGCCTTCACCTTGTTCTTGTAAGGATCTCTCTTCAGACTAAAATACGAATCCGGATTCCTCGGCTCGATGTTGTGTTTACGACAGAAAGGAACCCATATGTTTGCGAAACTAGCAGCTTCAGCCATGGCTTCAAACGTCAGAAGCGCTCCTCCATCGTCTGAGACATAGCAAGCTAGCTTTTCAACAGGGTAGTCAGCAGCGAGGATGGACAAGATGGTGTTGGAAGTGACGAGAGGAGGTTCTTTCTCCGGATCTGCTGTTGATACAAACATGTCTAGTCCAGGGAGATCAGACTTCCCTGTCGGGTTACTCGGTGTGGGGGTCTCAAACTTCTCTTTAAGAACGTTAAGATCTGTAGCTCGGTTGATAGGACACAGCTTTGGAAGCTGATCAAGAAGCCAAGAGAAAGCAAACCAAAGCTCGCAAACCACAGACATCCCCCATAGCCATATTGCATCTGGGTTCTGATGCTTAATCCTCCACATCAAGAACAGCGCAAGCACAACAATCCTGATAAATATCAAAAGCCTGCACAAgaaaacttaaatatattaattaaaatatcaagaaatatttatatggtATTATTGATTAGGTGGAGGCTTAGACCGTTTTTTTAACACCTTAACcgattttttaagaaaaattctTCTATAAAAATTGCTCTGTTTAGGTCTGATTAGAAcatttttgaacaaaataatGATATATTGGAATGATAAGAACAAACAGTATTCACACCTGTAAGGACTAATAACAGCAGCAGGAATCTGGAGCTTCCGAGTAAGCGGTCTCCACGGTCTGCTCATAAGATCTTGCGGCCCCATACCGTGACCATCCTTCTCACTACCTAAGTTCCCATCCTTTGTCCAAAAAGCATTACCGTAACCATAAGTCCCGCTCGTCTCAAACAACCACCGGTTATGATCAAAATCCCCGGTTTGACTCCTCATCAAACCGGACTTAGTCGACTTCATCAACGACAATCTCCTCTCCATCTTCGAACCAAAACCACcaccagaagaagaaggtggAGGAGGAAGCATAGGCCGTTGCTGCTTCTGCACACTCTTGTTGTTGTTCTCAGCCAAATCAGTCAGATCCGTGTTCCTATAAGGCTCCTTACACCCGGGACAGATCCCGCCGCCAGTTTTCACCGCGTCGACAAAACAGTCCCTACAGATTTTGAAATCACACTCGCAAGGGAGAAGGTCCTGACCCCTCTCGTCGCTCATCACCTTCACATCGCATCCGGGAACCGCGCAGGAGGAGCCTTTCGCGCCGGCCATCTGCGGATGGCTGGTCTCGGAGTCGATGACCTTGTCCATGAGATGAGCGCGCGTGACGCTGTTGAAACCTCCGGTGAACAGGGAGCTGGACACGTACTGCTCCTCGACCTTCTGGGAGATGGACGGGTCCATGGGCTGGTTGTCTGGAGTCGGAGGGATGTGGACGGTGTAGTTGGTGAAATCGACGCTTCCGAGTTCGCTGTCGAGGTCATCTCTCGAGTAGTTGACGTAGCGTCCGGAGGAAGTTCGTCGAGCGAATGTGACGCCGGACGGCTGCTGATGCTGCTGGTTCCTGGCGGCTGCTTCGGCGGCGTCGGAGTTTGTTGATAGATTGGATCTACTGTTTGTGAAATGATTATTAGACGCCATGATGATCGTCTAGTTTAAATATCCACCGGACTTTTGTAGCCGGTAGATCCCTGAGAGATAGTTAAAAAGGTCATTGTCATAGATTAGATAAGAACAAGTACAAGTAATCAATAGATCTAGACAAGAGCAAAGAACAAGATCTTATCATAAATTACACAATAAAGACATCGAAAAAGACAATGATCATTGTCTTATTACCCCcaccaagaaaaataaaaagagagaagcAGCTAAAGAGGGAAAACTCAAACATCATTAAGACCAAACAACTTTGATATACTCAGATTGTAAAGACAAATGTTACCTGAGAGACCGTAGCAGAGGGAGGTTGAGCTTCAGATCTTCCGCAGATGTTTggaagaataagaaaaaaaaactttttcttaatttaagaGATTGTTTTCTGACGAAGACGAAGTCACATGTGGTCGTGTTGCCCAAATTGAATTACGGAAGGAtgagaagaataagaagagagGAGGAAGGGACTTAGTCGTGAGACCAAATACATCAGCACTACTACTGTTTCACGCTATGATGGCAACCATTGcctcatttttttattattccgAGATCTTACagaaattataaacttatatatatatattataattgaagaagaagaagaagagatgagaatgacaaaaatatacaaagatCTCTgctctttgattttttttatttttttttttaactgagaCGACGATGACTGTCAAAACTCCGGcgagagaaaagaaaagcagTTTTTATAACCTTTTCGTATTCTTTTTGAGTTGAGGTTTTCGGACAAGGTGGAGAGAGTCAagacatattaaattttaattattttttatataagtaacgCGTTCGACGGATACGAGGGTATTTTGGAAAGTTTGGATAAAGTAACGCGGGAGTAGAGGGTGTTTTGGATATTTTGGCAGTGAAATAATGATCGCAAAGACATTGTTGGGTTGGTTTAACGTGTGTGCTTTTGTATAACACCGTCCATCAAAAACGTCAATCACGCATGTTGTAACGGGCACAAGTAAACACCActtaattaattgtttatagAGAGTAGTTAAAGGacaaaaccatataataaacGAAAATATGCTAATGTCACGCGTACACACGTATTTTtcgaatgttttttttttcattttataatccGTGATGAAATCTGAACCGAGCAAATCAAACCACTAAACGTCTTGGTCGAATCAAAACGCAGACAAACCcaagtttaaaacatcatcACGGTCGACATCAAACTGAACAAGCATAAGGGAACATCAGCAAACGTCATTAGAGAGACCTGACAGTGTGCTGCAAACAAGATCCATCCTCTCtgcacaaaacaaaaagaaaaatatcaactgcaaaaacctcaaaactatttacaaaacagtttcacTGTACAGGGGATGTTTGGTATTAAAGGAGTAAACCGAGAAGCTAAACCGGTAAAACAGTTGACATTCAAACATGACATTTAACATAGTTTTCACAAAAAGGAGATAGGAGAGAATTGGAAACAGAGAAGTTAGCAAATAGATAGGAATCAACCTATATACCTTGGTGACCTTGGTTGGGCATATATACCTTGGTGATGATCTCAGAGTCTTCGTTGCAGTCCACTTCACTCATCGAGGAGCTGGACATTGCATTTTTACGAGTAGTCGAACTCTTCAATCATCTCTAAGACACGAGCGGCAAATCCACGGTCGTACTTAAGCGGTGCACGAACAACTTCTTCGATATAGATATTCATCTCCTCCAAACAAGGAAAATAGTCCAAGAAGTGCTCTATCATGTTCAACTCTTTCATTATTCCCGTAAACCCTCTAATCACAAACATTTTCACCGGACATGATTTAAGCGAACGTCCTTTGTGCTTCTTGTAAATGCAGTCACAAGCATCCCCGCATTCGTTTGTCACACTGTGCACCAGACCCTAcataatcatatattatattgttaaagTAATTCAACACatgtttcatgttttttttttaatttataaaaactcCCACCTTAATGAGTAGAAACTCTAGCTGTGGACAGTTCCTTAGGAGAGCTGGCATTGCTTGCCACCCTCTATTCTCGTCACTCGTAATGAGTAACATCTTGAGGTTGTTGAACACAGGCATTGATTCACAGCATAAGGAAAgcacctgaaaaaaaaaaaaacataactagaCATTTGGCAATTACTGTTTAAGCAACTAGACCAGATAGAAGAGAACAAACCTCGAGAGTACAAGGATGCAGGTGAAGTTCCCTGACATTTTGTAAGCCATTCATGAGCTTGACCGCATTACCAAACCGTAGAACAACATCACCTTCTGACAAATACTTACGCGGCGCTCTTATTCTCCTGGTTTGATCATCGGTAAACGAAAGCTCGATTCTAGCCACTGCGACGTTGTTCAGTTTGACTAGTGGATAGTCCTCTGCAACATAATCGGAGTAAGCTAAGAAAAGCAGGTTTGGAGTGTCAAAAGAGATGCTCTTTGGGTTGTGAATGGCTTTCATTCCCTTGGTGTGAACTGTTAGCTTCTTGAGAGTTGAGCTAGAGACGGTATCAACCGCATCAATCCAGTCCACGCTAGTCATCTCTGCTTCCTCGAGGACAGGGAAACAAGCGAGAAACCTCTCCATCTTGACATCACAATCCATGCTCATCATCTCCGAGGCAATGTGGAGACTCTTGAGCATCGGTAAGAGAGTCCCATCAGCTCCAACCCACCAACGAAGACCAAACTCGCTTGTTAGCTTCAGCTTCACAAGCGTCTTACTCACAAACATCTCTCGAGGGAGATAATACTCAAAGTTAATGGACAGATCAAGCTCAGAGACACCACGGCGCAGCGCATTGCATATCCAACCATCCACCACGATCTGGATCAACACCGACTTTGCACTTGAGAGAGAATCTCTTGATGGCAGAATCGCCCTGGAGAGACAATACAAGGTCCACAAAATCCATGAAGCCTTCAGGATGAAGAAAGACAGAGTCATCAACGTCGAGAACGGGAACACGTGTAAACAGGTGACGCCATTTCTTGGAGAGAACAGAGGTCAGAGCAGCCTCCTTTGTGGTGAGGAACGATAGTATATGGGAACGAACATCGTCTGGTAGAGCGCTCAAGAGATCCATTTTTTCACTGCAGTAACACACAAAAGGTTCCTAAGGAAAAATCAATCCATTTTTACCCAAACAGTTCAAAGACAACCCTAGTTAACAACTCTCAGTCCCTTTGAGATAGATATTCAAGATTGTAAAGACAAATGTTACCTGAGACCATAGCAGAGGAAGGTTGAGATGAGATgtttggaggaagaagaagaaaacgcTTTTCTTAGTTTAAGAGATATTTTCTGACGACGAAGTCACATGTGGTCGTGTTGCCCAAATTGAATTACgaaaggaggaggagaagaagggaCTTAGTCGTGAGACCAAATTCATCAGCACTGCTACTGATACACGTTACGATGGCAAccatttctataatttttttttttattaacggGAGGCAAGTAAACACCATTAATAAgcttaatttaaaaaaagaaattctgCTAATGGCACGCGTATACACGTATATTACAATCACAGAATGTGTTTTTCGTTTTATAATCCGATAATGAAAACTTGAACCGAGCAAATCAAAACCACTAAACCTTCTTGGTCGAACCAAAATGTAGACAAAACAGAGTTTTAAAACATCATCACTCACTCAGTTTCTGTCAAcatcaaaaaggaaaaactaaACAAACGTCACTGGAGACTAGACAGCGTGCTGCAAACATGATCCATCCTCTCtgcacaaaacaaaat is a genomic window containing:
- the LOC108809161 gene encoding cellulose synthase-like protein D3, with translation MASNNHFTNSRSNLSTNSDAAEAAARNQQHQQPSGVTFARRTSSGRYVNYSRDDLDSELGSVDFTNYTVHIPPTPDNQPMDPSISQKVEEQYVSSSLFTGGFNSVTRAHLMDKVIDSETSHPQMAGAKGSSCAVPGCDVKVMSDERGQDLLPCECDFKICRDCFVDAVKTGGGICPGCKEPYRNTDLTDLAENNNKSVQKQQRPMLPPPPSSSGGGFGSKMERRLSLMKSTKSGLMRSQTGDFDHNRWLFETSGTYGYGNAFWTKDGNLGSEKDGHGMGPQDLMSRPWRPLTRKLQIPAAVISPYRLLIFIRIVVLALFLMWRIKHQNPDAIWLWGMSVVCELWFAFSWLLDQLPKLCPINRATDLNVLKEKFETPTPSNPTGKSDLPGLDMFVSTADPEKEPPLVTSNTILSILAADYPVEKLACYVSDDGGALLTFEAMAEAASFANIWVPFCRKHNIEPRNPDSYFSLKRDPYKNKVKADFVKDRRRVKREYDEYKVRINGLPDSIRRRSDAYHAREEIKAMKEQRQNREDEIVEPVKIPKATWMADGTHWPGTWLNSSPDHSRSDHAGIIQVMLKPPSDEPLHGVSEGFLDLTDVDIRLPLLVYVSREKRPGYDHNKKAGAMNALVRASAIMSNGPFILNLDCDHYIYNSQALREGMCFMMDRGGDRLCYVQFPQRFEGIDPSDRYANHNTVFFDVNMRALDGLMGPVYVGTGCLFRRIALYGFDPPRSKEHSPGFCSCCFRRKQKKSRVAEENRSLRMSGGGGDSDDDEEMSLSLVPKKFGNSTFLIDSIPVAEFQGRPLADHPAVQNGRPPGALTIPRELLDASTVAEAIAVISCWYEDKTEWGSRIGWIYGSVTEDVVTGYRMHNRGWKSVYCVTKRDAFRGTAPINLTDRLHQVLRWATGSVEIFFSRNNAFLASPRMKILQRIAYLNVGIYPFTSIFLIVYCFLPALSLFSGQFIVQTLNVTFLIYLLIISITLCLLALLEIKWSGIELEEWWRNEQFWLIGGTSAHLAAVIQGLLKVVAGIEISFTLTSKSGGDDVDDEFADLYVVKWTSLMIPPITIMMVNLIAIAVGFSRTIYSVIPQWSKLIGGVFFSFWVLAHLYPFAKGLMGRRGKTPTIVYVWSGLVAITISLLWVAVNPPAGSTQIGGSFSFP
- the LOC108809162 gene encoding uncharacterized protein LOC108809162; translated protein: MAQKCAIGLISAVAASVSLSQSKVAAADGPFTFPGLSNSPPPSANPQQQTASSSSPSTESSAPPPPQARNDNPRTSSGGFDPEALERGAKALKEINNSSYAKNVFESIKQQEETKQTEFAAKAQEYKAMQAQAETERQKVIYDEQKKLSQHQAQTKSQMARYEDDLARKRMQAYNEYHRTRNQELVKMQEDSAIRQEQSRRATEEQIQAQRRQTEREKAEIERETIKVKAIAEAEGRAHEARLAEEVNRRMLVDRANAEREKWVAAINTTFDHIGGGLRAILTDQNKLIVAVGGATALAAGIYTTREGAKVIWSYVDRILGQPSLIRESSRGKYPWSGSVSRAMSTLRGKGSAGNNGKGFGDVILHPSLQKRIEHLANATANTKSHQAPFRNMLFYGPPGTGKTMAARELARKSGLDYALMTGGDVAPLGSQAVTKIHQLFDWGKKSKRGLLLFIDEADAFLCERNKTYMSEAQRSALNALLFRTGDQSKDIVLALATNRPGDLDSAVADRVDEVLEFPLPGEEERFKLLSLYLEKYIAQAGPRKPGLFDRLFKKEQQKIEIKGVTEELLKEAAAKTEGFSGREIAKLMASVQAAVYGSEDCVLDSVLFREVVDYKVAEHQQRRKLAGTDSK